DNA sequence from the Novipirellula aureliae genome:
TACCCTCAGCAGATCCGATGAAGCATGGTGAGTGGAATACGATTCGAATTCGATGCAAGGATGATCGAATTCAACTTTTCATCAACGGTGTTCAAACCGTTGACTATACCGAAACCGATTCAAACATTTTGCGTTATGGTGTGATCGGGTTACAAATACATGGCGGGCCGGCTGGCGAAGCGTGGTATCGGAACATTCGCCTACGATCTCTTTGATAGAGCGTTCTTGCTTTCAAACGTGATGCCTCGGCACCATACCCGTTCCCTTTGCCAGAAGACGGAGAGTGGCAAACCGAAGCAAACGGTACTCGCTGGCATCTCCACGTCGATCAAGATAGACTCTACGAAACAAGGGAAAGCCAAACATGAAATTGCCAACGTCACATCGACAACGATCGCTCGAAGTAAAGATGACTCCGATGATTGACGTTGTTTTCCTGCTTCTGGTCTTCTTCGTTTGGACCAGCAGTTTTGAAATGCCTGAGTTTGATTTGCCAAGTGCGATCGCTCAAACACCTGATTTGGGCACTCGTTCGGACACCGATCTCCATCCACTTGTTGAAGTGTTTGACGAGATCGTCATTCGACTTGTCTCCAGTGGCGACATGGTTCAAATTCAAATGAATGGCCAACCCATCGAAAATTCGCAAATGCTGAAAGGACGCGTAGCTGAGATCCTGCGAATAGGCGTTCAGCCGCCCGTGATCGTCGATCCAGATCCAGGCGTTCCTATGGCCGAAGCGGTTCGTATCTACGATCTGCTCCGCACCGTTGGCGTGGACCGAGTGATGTTTGCTGCCAAAGCTAGCTAAGCGATTAGGATGGCACCCAAAGCTTGTTACAGCTAGACGCATCCGAGCTCGTTGTCAGCGAGTTGGTCCGGCGAGCTTTGATGCGAAGATAGGGTGCGACAAACTTTGCCCGATGGGCGAATGAGCCAATCGCAGCATCCTGTTCGGCATGAACAGGTTCGACGAGATCTTCGATCACGAACCCTGATCGGCATAGACCGCCGACTAATTGTTCATAGCGATGCAGGTATTCGATACTGCCCGGCTCACGCAATCGTGCTGCGACCGGGGATCGCGAGGATGGGGGTGGAATCGGTGAATCGCGATAGTAAGCGTGTCTTATGCCGTAGTGGCAATGCGAGGAAGAGCCGCCGCCGATTTCGATGATGTCAACGCTGGATTGCAAGCTAACGGGGTTCTTGTGTTGGCTGATGTAGACGCCATTGGTTCTGAGGACCCGGGCGACTTGTTCGTAGATGATTTGAACGTTTGGCAGGTAGCAACTGCTAACGGGTTGAACGACCAGGTCGAATTCGGCCGGTTCGAACAGGCTTAAATTGTCCATGGAGGCTTCGGCAACGCGGATATCGAAATTTCGTTCTCGGGCAACCTGTCGATCGAGTTCTAGCATTGCCGGACTGAGATCAACGACGGTCACGTAGGCACCTGCGGCAGCGTACAAAGCGCTGTGCCGACCACCGCCTGCGGCAAGGCACAAGACGCGTTGGCCGGCAATGGATGAACCGAGCCAACCGCTCGAGTCAATGATCGCCATCGGGTCGGCAAGTTCCGCATCGGTAGCAGTGCGGCAGAGCGGATGATTGGCGGTTGCCATCGAATCGTACGCCTGACGATTGCGGCGAAGTGTTTCGTTGTATTTCACTGGAGTCTCTGAGGAAGCGGAGCGGTAACATACTACTCAGTGATCACCGGCACTTTCAGCCTCTCGGCGAAGAGGTCGTGCCGCATTTAAGTGTTTGTTTCACAAGCATTTGCAGCTACTCTACCTCCCCCTTAGCTTCGCTTGGGGGAGGAAGATAATTGTTTGCTAACAACGACCTAAAAGCTGCACGAGCTCTGCGTTTGGGGAGGGGGAAGGCTACTGACGATTAGCTTTGAAAAAATGACACTTCTCGCTAATCGCCACCACTGTTGCAGCGGCCCCCAATGGGCTTGCCCCATTGGAGCCAACGATTGGCAGCTAGAAACAGCACCGTTGTCAAGTAAGACCCCAATGGGCTTGTCCCGTTGGTGAATCAGATCTCGCTCACCCAACGGGGCAAGCCCGTTGGGGTCGATCATCTGAAAAACACTAGGATTTAGGCAACAATCGTTCGCTCCAACGACGCAAGGTCGTTGGCGGCGGATAGTTTGATGGTGGCGATTAGCGAGAAGTGTCGAAAAAATCGCAAAAAACGGCCGGCGGATTTCTCCGTCGACCGTTCTATTGAAAAGCGTTAATCAATTTCAGGCGGCATTAGTACATGTCTTGGTCGCCGCCGGTTCCGCCACCCTTTTTCGGTGACGGCTTTTCTGCGACTAACGCATCGCTGGTAAGCAATAATGTCGAAACGCTTGCGGCGTTTCCGAGTGCAGTGCGGGTCACCTTGGTTGGGTCGATAACGCCCGCTTTCACAAGGTCTTCGTAAGTGTCGGTCAAGGCGTTGTAGCCTTCGTTGTTCTTCATGCCAAGAACCTTTTCGCAAACCACTCCACCGTCTTGGCCCGCATTTTGAGCGATCATGGTCAACGGGGCCTTGCAGGCTCGTAGGACGATCTTGTAGCCGACGATTTGGTCCTCGGTCATATCGTCCGGAGGAGTCACTTTGCTGGAAGCCCGCAGAAGAGCGACACCACCGCCTGGCAAAATACCTTCTTCGACGGCAGCCCGGGTTGCGTGAAGAGCATCTTCGACACGAGCTTTCTTTTCCTTCATTTCCGATTCCGTCGCTGCACCGACGTTGACCTTGGCAACTCCGCCAGCCAGCTTGGCCAAACGTTCTTCGAGCTTCTCGCGATCATACTCGCTGGTGCTCAGCTCAATTTCGCGGCGAATTTGGTCGATACGACCCTTGATGTCTGCGGTCTTGCCGGCACCTTCGATGATCGTCGTGTTGTCCTTGTCGATGATGACCTTCTTGGCGCGACCCAATTGAGGCAGATCGACGCTTTCCAGCTTCGTGCCGAGTGCTTCGAAGATCGCTGTTCCGCCTGTCAGGATGGCAATATCCTCCATCATCGCCTTGCGGCGGTCGCCGTAACCGGGTGCCTTCACAGCACAAACGGTGAAGGTTCCACGCAATCGGTTGATAACCAACGTCGCCAGCGCTTCACCATCGACATCTTCAGCGATGATCAAGAGTGGCTTGCCTTGCTGAACAACCTTTTCCAACATCGGGACCATGTCTTTGATGTTGCTGATCTTCTTTTCAAAGACCAAGATATAGGCGTCTTCAAGAACGACTTCCATCGTTCCAGGATCGGTAACGAAGTAAGGCGACAAATAGCCTCGATCGAATTGCATCCCTTCGACCCATTCCTGCTCGGTGTGCAAGCTCTTGCCTTCATCGACGGTGATCACACCATCTTTGCCGACCTTGCTCATTGCATCTGCAAGGAGTTCACCGATTTCTCGGTCGTTGTTCGCTGCGATTGACGCAACGTTTGCCATAGCTTCTTTATCCTTGACCTTCGTTGCCATTGCATGCAGCTTTTCGGTCAAATCTTCGACAGCCCTCTCGATGCCGTACTTCATCTGAACGGGATTAACGCCAGCGACAACGGATTTGAGTCCTTCGTTGAAAATCGCTTCGGCCATAACGGTCGCGGTGGTCGTGCCGTCTCCGGCAACATCGCTGGTCTTGCTAGCGACCTCGCGAACCATCCGAGCCCCCATGTTCTCGTAGACGTCTTCAAGTTCGATTTCTTTCGCAACCGTAACGCCGTCCTTCGTGACGGTTGGGCTACCGAAGCTTTTCTGTAAAATAACATTACGGCCCTTGGGGCCTAGAGTGACCTTGACGGTGCGAGCCAGTTTCGACACGCCGCGACGAATCGCTTCACGTGCTTCTTGGTCAAAAGCAATCATCTTTGCCATGAGAAATTCGTTTCCAGTTTATTGTGTGATGGTTTTAGATTGTAAGGAATCAAAGATTTGCGTTATCCAAGCAGTGATCCTTGAGTAGCGGTCGGTCGAACACTACTCGATAACTGCCAAGACGTCATCTTCACGCATTAACAAATACTCGACATCGTCGATCTCGACGGTTTCGCCCGCATAGCTGCTGAACAGTACGTTTTCACCGGCCTTCAATTGACATGCGGCTCGGGTACCGTCGTCGAGCATCTTTCCACTACCGACGGCAATGATCGTGCCTCGTGCAGGTTTCTCTTGGGCCGAGTCGGGCAGTACAATACCGCCAGCGGTCGTTTGTTCACTTTCTTCACGTTGAACCACAATACGTTCGCCGAGGGGTTGCAAGCGAATCGCAGAGCTTTTCTTGGTGGCAGTCGCCATATCCGTGACACCTTTCATCAATACAGGACAGAAATTTCGTTAGGTTTGTTTTGTCTACGCTTTCAACAGCTGATCACCAAAGCGACACACGAATGAAAATGGATGTGTGCACAAATGGCAGCGTGCCGTGTAGCGGAGAAAGAGAAGAGCAAGCGGCGTGCCGATAAGATAAATTAAGTCACAAGTGATTGGTGAGAAATAGTTTAGGTGCAGCAGCTGGTGGCTCAGGTGGACTCGCTCTACACAAAATGGCAGTAGTGCTTCGTCAAAATATAAGGCTAGCGTTGCTTGTTTTGTGGCTGTGGCTTCTAGCCGCAGAACTGGGGCTGGAAGCCCAAGTCACGTTTTGTCGCAGAACTGGGGCTGGAAGCCCAAGTCACGTTTTGCCGCAGAACTGGGGCTGGAAGCCCAAGTCATGTTTAGCCGCGGAACTGGGGCTGGAAGCCCAAGTCACGTTATGCCGCAGAACTGGGGCTGGAAGCCCAGGTCACGTTTTGCCGCAGAACTGGGGCTGGAAGCCCAAGTCACGTTTTGCCGCAGAACTGGGGCTGGAAGCCCAAGTCACGTTATGCCGCAGAACTGGGGCTGGAAGCCCAAGTCACGTTTTGTCGCGGAACTGGGGCTGGAAGCCCAAGTCACGTTTTGTCGCAGAACTGGGGCTGGAAGCCCAAGTCACGTTTTGTCGCGGAACTGGGGCTGGAAGCCCAAGTCATGTTTTGTCGCAGAACTGGGGCTGGAAGCCCAGGTCACGTTTTGCCGCGGAACTGGGGCTGGAAGCCCAAGTCACGTTTTGCCGCAGAACTGGGGCTGGAAGCCCAAGTCACGTTTTGCCGCGGAACTGGGGCTGGAAGCCCAAGTCACGTTTTGCCGCAGAACTGGGGCTGGAAGCCCAAGTCACGTTTTGCCGCGGAACTGGGGCTGGAAGCCCAAGTCACGTTTTGTCGCAGCCTAGGACGAAGCCGTCCTGACTTAGTCCCCTGTGTCGTTGTTGCGGTTGGCGCGTTCGTCCTCCGCAGGTTCTGCAATGAAGCGGTAGCCTGCATCCCGAATGGTCAATAGATGGATTGGCAAGCTGGGTTCTGGCTCGATGATTTTTCGCAATCGGGCGATAAACTGGTCAACCGCTCGAGTTTGCAAATTACCCGAGACCCCCCAAACCTCGCTCAGTAATTCATTTCGGCTGATAACGCGCCCACGATGCTCGGCAAAGTACTTCAAAAGCCGCAGTTCCTTTGGGGTCATGCGGACCGATTTGCCCGATACACTTACCTCGTGGGTTTCAAAATCGACCTGTGTGTGCCCAAATTGGAATTCGACAACCCGCTCGACCATCTTTTTCGAACTCGCTTTCGTCGGTTCGCGAGCTGCGATCTGAAGTAGATTCTTGATCCGGCTGAGCAATTCGTCCAGCTCAAACGGCTTGCTCATGTATTGGTTAGCACCAACATCAAAGCCGCGAGTCCGATCTTCCGCCAACGTGCGGGCAGACAGCATCAAGACCGGGGTCGTCAAGCCTGCCTGCCGAATGGATTGGCAAACCGAGTAGCCGCTCATCCCAGGCAACATCAAGTCGAGAACAATTAGATCGATCGATTCCTTGCCCGACTCGACCAATCTCAGGGCGGTTGGCCCATCGACGACCAATGTCACTCGGTAGTTTTCCGCTTCCAAGTTGTACTTGATTCCAACGCCAAGATGCTTTTCGTCTTCGACGACAAGAATATGGGGGGTGGTCATTTCTAGTTCGTATCCTGCGACATCGTGCGCTTTACGCCCCCTCGGGCGATCACTCTTTATCAAAACCCTAAGGCGAGCGGTGCTTGTTGCAATATCATGAACCAGATTGGAAAACGGGGCAACATGCCAACCGTTCTCCAAAAAACGTTTGGCTACTCGCCGTCATGTCTTACATTGCTTCGCACGACAAACTGAGCCGACATTATTTTGCTGTCTTCGAGGATGGACAACAGGACTTGTTCAACAGCGGGCTTCGCGCCAGTGATAGGGGGCACACGGATGTCGACAGGGGCAAGCTTCTCGACAGATAGGGAATCTTGCACAGGCAAGGAGGTTCCATGGTCATTGAAATTCGTTTCGACGCAGATGTTCAGTTGCATGATAGATTGCCTTAGATCACTGAGAAATACGGATCGCCAAATGAGAGGACTGGCGAAAAGAAAAGTTCTACAAAGATCACGCGTTGTGATCTTGCATTTCCCGTATGCAAGGATCACAAAATTGAAGAGAAAAACAACTTGTCAGGCGTCCATTGCGTCAGATTGTCTCGTATCCGCGCGGTAGCAAGATACCGAACCAAACGGTTCGCGATGCAAAAAAGTGACTCATCTTGGCAAGCATTTCACTACAACCGACGAACATTCGTCCATTGGTTGCCAACTTTTGAGAGAAGGTTCTAAACGTACGTTCATAGTTCTGACTTGAGAAATAAATGACCACATTTCTGCAAAAAAATAGATCTGACCGTCTATTGGCTTGTCGTCCACTTAGAAAGGTTGTTCCCGTCGAGTCTGGCGAAGCGTTTGCCATCGTCGTTGAGCCGCTAGCCCGGATTGTTCATTAGCCGTTTTGGCGCTAGCGGGCTGTCGATTTAATCGTTTAACGCTTAGCCGAAGGCGTCAGCTTTTCCGTAAGTGGTCGCCTACGGCTTGGCGTTAAACGATAAGTCGAGTCAAACCGATTAAATCAGCAGGCCGCTAGCGGGCTGTCGATTTAATCGTTTAACGCTTAGCCGAAGGCGTCAGCTTTTCCGTAAGCGGTCGCCTACGGCTTGGTGTTAAACGATAAGCCGAGTCAAACCGATTAAATCAGCAGGCCGCTAGCGGGCTGTCGATTTAATCGTTTAACGCTTAGCCGAAGGCGTCAGCTTTTCCGTAAGCGGTCGCCTACGGCTTGGCGTTAAACGATAAGTCGAGTCAAACCGATTAAATCGACAGCCCGCTAACGCCAAAACGGCTAGTACCCAGACTGTTTTTCGAGCAATGAACGTAAACGCTTTAAGGCGTAGACGTTAGCAAAACAATTTGCAAGCCCATGAATCATCCGGGCTAGGCATCATCGGTTGTCGACGCAGCTGGCGAACTTGGTAACATGACTTGGTAACATGGTTGTCGGTGGTGCCAAGTGCTGGTTACCAGGCCGCAATTTAACAAAGAAGCTATCAAGCGTGATGCCGGCCGGTATCGAATGGCCGGTATCGAATGTCTCGAGTGTCATTCGCGTTCACTTGGATGATTGCTACACTTGGATGATTGCTACACTTGGATGATTGCTATGACAATTGCCCGAGTTCCAGTCGCCGTTGCGTTGAGCCAGCGGACCCAAGTTTGAGTAAAGCTAAGTTTGAGTCAAGTGTATGAGCCGAATCGAGCCCTCTACGAATGAAATGCTCGATCACGCTCGAGCGCTTTTGACGTCGGGGCGTTTGGTAGCGATTCCGACCGAGACCGTCTATGGTTTGGCGGCGAACGCATGGGACGCCTCCGCGGTGCGAAAAATTTTTTCCGTAAAAAATCGCCCACCCAACAACCCGCTCATTGTCCATGTCGCTTCGCTCGATCGAGTTGTCGATGCGGTTAGAATGCCACTTGCGAAACCGATTGAAAGTCAGCTAGCGGCAGTTTCAGATCTTTGGCCTGGCCCGCTAACGGTCGTGCTCCCACGTGGTGAGCGAATTCCCGATATCGTGACGGCCGGGAATCAGACCGTTGCGGTTCGCATCCCTTCCCATCCGGTTACCCTGTCGCTTTTGAATCGGTGCCCCTTCCCGCTGGCCGCCCCCAGCGCCAACCGCTCGAACTACGTCAGCCCAACAACGGCAGCCCACTGTGAGGATGGACTAGACGACACCGTGGCCATGATTTTAGATGGTGGGCCGTGCGACTACGGTGTTGAGTCCACGATTGTCCGGCTTCACGAAAGCGGACCAAGATTGCTCCGCCCAGGCGGGGTTGCAGCCGAAGTGTTGGCCGAGCGTTTTGGTCTATCGGTCGACACACTCATGGAAGTCTCCGCAAACCGGCAAGCGACGAAACAACTCGAAGCACCCGGGATGATGTCTCAGCACTACTCACCCACCACTGCGGTGCAGCTTTTGTATCCTGGTACAACGATTGTGGTGCCCAAAAACACGGGGCGAATTGCCTTTCAAAAGCTAGCGGATGAAGAAGTGAGTCGCTATACGGTCGTCGAAGTCTTGAGCGAATCGGGGGACCTGGAGCAAGTTGCGAAACGGTTGTTCGCGGCGCTTCGGCAGCTAGATCAAGCCCAGTTAACCTGCATCCATATCGACACCTGCTCGCCACGGGGAATCGGTCGGGCGATCATGGACCGACTCGAGCGTGCCGCTGCAAAGAGCAGTGAGTTTTGATACGTCTCGCTGACCACCTTTTGAGTGTCGTCTGCTCCACCAACGTTTGCGTGGGTATCATGAGAGTGCGTATGCGGATCAACCATGGAATCGATTGGGAAAAGTGCCATGAGCGAAGAACGTCAGTACACTCCGATCGGAGAACGCGTCAACCAAGATGTCATGCACGACAACTTCGTGCCAAAGTATAGTGGGCTAGCGTCGGTTCGACCAAGCTTGCTCATATTAACAGGCGTGTGGCTGATCTTCGTGCCGATGGCACTCGGGGGACTCGCCTTCGGTGTGGCCGGTATGGGGGAAGGTAAAACGATCCTCGATCGTTTGATTTTTTCGCTCATGCCCTTGGCTGCTAGCGTTTTAGCTGTCGCCGTTTTATACACCCAAACCTCTCGCTATCGAAACCGTGAAAAAGGGCCAGAGGCGGATGCATGAGCGCAGCGCGCATTGCCGTGCAAATGGAGTCGAGGTTTGGGGGCAAGTCGTGGTAGCGCCGCCGCCCCGGGATGAAACCGAGACAGGGTTTGCGAATCCGTTCGCTATGGTCCTTGCAGGTCCTTTTGCAATGGGTTCGCTTGTGGACGCTCGCTGGGTTGGCGGTATTAACAACACCACCATCGATGGCTATCGTTGAAGATCAAGGATCCGCCGCATCTCGGCAACCGCTTCTCGCATTCCTACCATCAAAGCGCGGCTGACGATGGAGTGACCGATATTGAGTTCGATCAGTCCATCCATGGCTGCGACCGGTCGGACGTTAGCATAGGTAATGCCATGGCCGGCGTGCAAGCGAAGTCCTGCGTCGGAGGCAACGCGGCCCGCATCGATCAATCGTTTCAGTTCGTTGTCGATCGTATGGTGGTTCGCCAAGGCGTAAGGGCCGGTGTGAAGCTCGACGGCATCCACCCCCAGTTCAGCTGATGCTTGCACCTGAGCGGGATCGGGATCAATGAACAGGCTCGTTAGAATGCCTTGCTCTTTGAGTTTTGTGATCGCGGTTTTGATTCGCCCCTTGTCGGCAACCACATCCAGGCCGCCTTCGGTTGTGACCTCTTGTCGGCTTTCGGGCACCAAAAGTCCCCAAGTTGGTTTGAGCCGACATGCGATCGCAAGAACCCCTTCGTCACAGGCCATTTCCATATTGGTTTTAACGGTGACGGTCTTGATCAGGATTTCGACATCCCGATCTTGGATGTGCCGTCGATCTTCGCGAAGATGGAAGGTGATTCCGTCGGCACCGCCTTGTTCCGCCATCGCGGCGGCGACTACCGGGTCGGGTTCATAGGTTCGCCGAGCTTGGCGGACCGTTGCAACGTGATCAATGTTAACGCCTAGTTCAATCATATCATTTGTCTTCGAGGCAACACGCGACAACGGTACTCAGCAAACACTGCCAACAAGATGAGCCGTTTGAACAATAGCCCTGGTTCTTTACTGACACAACCGGGGCTATTGTCTCAACGGCTCATTAAACCGGCAGCTTGAAAAACCGGCAGCTTGAAAAACCGGCAGCTTGAAGTTAAGAATTCAAAGCGTCGCTTATGCTTTTCCGGCTGCTTCGCGTAGTTCTTCGAGTTCAACGGTCAAGCGATGCCGCAACGGGCTTTCGGCGCGAAGTTCGTCATCCAAAAGCAGCTCTGCTTTCTCGAACGTTTCCTCATTACGGTTGGGGTCATTCATCAGTTTACGAAACATACTTTCAATCGTTTTCTCGGTAAGCAAAATCGTCTCCTCAAGTGTGCGGTGCTGAGTTCCATCGTCTGCTTAGGCGCAGTGTTGAGGCCGATCCAACACCCGATGATTGCCAAAAGCCTAAACAGCTTGTCACTCGTATTCATTCATTCTAAGCGCGCAGAGCAGTGCCGCAAGTCCAAACAAAGATAGAATTATGTTCAGACAAGATGTTTTGGCATGGAAGTCCCTGCCGCATGGACGCCCTTAAGGTGGAGGGGTGGAAGGCTTTGGGGGGATAGGCGGGAGCGGACAGCCAGCGACATGTTGAACGAATCTCCATAGCGTGATCACGTGCCATCTCCGTCGGTTAGCTGTTTGCTATCGCAGTGCGGCCAATTCAAATGTGAAAATATTCCGATTGGAGAGTTTTTTATTGTTGTAACGGTCGTATCGAGCCGATAAATCAGACTGGATATCCGTATCGACATCGGTTCGGTCCTTTTTCGCTTGATCTTTGACGGGGTAACGGTCTAAAAATGCCATTCTTTATTGGAAAGCCAGCACTCGTTGCGATGCTTGTATTAGGCATGATGAGTGGTGCAAATGCGGCGGATTCGTCCCAGGTCACTTGGCAAGCGAAACGACCGGCGGCCAGCCAGGTGCGGTCGGAGCAAATAACGCCCAAACGATCGCTCGTGTCGCAAGCCGCGACAGGCGAGGTGATCACGGAAATGCCTTCAGCTCAGCTGGTTAAAGGAAAACGCTTGGTTGCACCTGTTCAGCAAACAAGTTTTTATCATTCCGCTTGTGATTGTAGTGGCCCGGTTTGTGACTGCGGCGAAATCACGTGTGGAGCGGAACCGGTTTGCGGTATGGAAAG
Encoded proteins:
- a CDS encoding response regulator transcription factor, whose product is MTTPHILVVEDEKHLGVGIKYNLEAENYRVTLVVDGPTALRLVESGKESIDLIVLDLMLPGMSGYSVCQSIRQAGLTTPVLMLSARTLAEDRTRGFDVGANQYMSKPFELDELLSRIKNLLQIAAREPTKASSKKMVERVVEFQFGHTQVDFETHEVSVSGKSVRMTPKELRLLKYFAEHRGRVISRNELLSEVWGVSGNLQTRAVDQFIARLRKIIEPEPSLPIHLLTIRDAGYRFIAEPAEDERANRNNDTGD
- a CDS encoding class I SAM-dependent methyltransferase; this encodes MKYNETLRRNRQAYDSMATANHPLCRTATDAELADPMAIIDSSGWLGSSIAGQRVLCLAAGGGRHSALYAAAGAYVTVVDLSPAMLELDRQVARERNFDIRVAEASMDNLSLFEPAEFDLVVQPVSSCYLPNVQIIYEQVARVLRTNGVYISQHKNPVSLQSSVDIIEIGGGSSSHCHYGIRHAYYRDSPIPPPSSRSPVAARLREPGSIEYLHRYEQLVGGLCRSGFVIEDLVEPVHAEQDAAIGSFAHRAKFVAPYLRIKARRTNSLTTSSDASSCNKLWVPS
- a CDS encoding biopolymer transporter ExbD, whose product is MKLPTSHRQRSLEVKMTPMIDVVFLLLVFFVWTSSFEMPEFDLPSAIAQTPDLGTRSDTDLHPLVEVFDEIVIRLVSSGDMVQIQMNGQPIENSQMLKGRVAEILRIGVQPPVIVDPDPGVPMAEAVRIYDLLRTVGVDRVMFAAKAS
- the groES gene encoding co-chaperone GroES: MATATKKSSAIRLQPLGERIVVQREESEQTTAGGIVLPDSAQEKPARGTIIAVGSGKMLDDGTRAACQLKAGENVLFSSYAGETVEIDDVEYLLMREDDVLAVIE
- a CDS encoding CheR family methyltransferase; the encoded protein is MANASPDSTGTTFLSGRQANRRSDLFFCRNVVIYFSSQNYERTFRTFSQKLATNGRMFVGCSEMLAKMSHFFASRTVWFGILLPRGYETI
- a CDS encoding L-threonylcarbamoyladenylate synthase; translation: MSRIEPSTNEMLDHARALLTSGRLVAIPTETVYGLAANAWDASAVRKIFSVKNRPPNNPLIVHVASLDRVVDAVRMPLAKPIESQLAAVSDLWPGPLTVVLPRGERIPDIVTAGNQTVAVRIPSHPVTLSLLNRCPFPLAAPSANRSNYVSPTTAAHCEDGLDDTVAMILDGGPCDYGVESTIVRLHESGPRLLRPGGVAAEVLAERFGLSVDTLMEVSANRQATKQLEAPGMMSQHYSPTTAVQLLYPGTTIVVPKNTGRIAFQKLADEEVSRYTVVEVLSESGDLEQVAKRLFAALRQLDQAQLTCIHIDTCSPRGIGRAIMDRLERAAAKSSEF
- the groL gene encoding chaperonin GroEL (60 kDa chaperone family; promotes refolding of misfolded polypeptides especially under stressful conditions; forms two stacked rings of heptamers to form a barrel-shaped 14mer; ends can be capped by GroES; misfolded proteins enter the barrel where they are refolded when GroES binds) — its product is MAKMIAFDQEAREAIRRGVSKLARTVKVTLGPKGRNVILQKSFGSPTVTKDGVTVAKEIELEDVYENMGARMVREVASKTSDVAGDGTTTATVMAEAIFNEGLKSVVAGVNPVQMKYGIERAVEDLTEKLHAMATKVKDKEAMANVASIAANNDREIGELLADAMSKVGKDGVITVDEGKSLHTEQEWVEGMQFDRGYLSPYFVTDPGTMEVVLEDAYILVFEKKISNIKDMVPMLEKVVQQGKPLLIIAEDVDGEALATLVINRLRGTFTVCAVKAPGYGDRRKAMMEDIAILTGGTAIFEALGTKLESVDLPQLGRAKKVIIDKDNTTIIEGAGKTADIKGRIDQIRREIELSTSEYDREKLEERLAKLAGGVAKVNVGAATESEMKEKKARVEDALHATRAAVEEGILPGGGVALLRASSKVTPPDDMTEDQIVGYKIVLRACKAPLTMIAQNAGQDGGVVCEKVLGMKNNEGYNALTDTYEDLVKAGVIDPTKVTRTALGNAASVSTLLLTSDALVAEKPSPKKGGGTGGDQDMY
- a CDS encoding pyridoxine 5'-phosphate synthase encodes the protein MIELGVNIDHVATVRQARRTYEPDPVVAAAMAEQGGADGITFHLREDRRHIQDRDVEILIKTVTVKTNMEMACDEGVLAIACRLKPTWGLLVPESRQEVTTEGGLDVVADKGRIKTAITKLKEQGILTSLFIDPDPAQVQASAELGVDAVELHTGPYALANHHTIDNELKRLIDAGRVASDAGLRLHAGHGITYANVRPVAAMDGLIELNIGHSIVSRALMVGMREAVAEMRRILDLQR